The following proteins are co-located in the Procambarus clarkii isolate CNS0578487 chromosome 16, FALCON_Pclarkii_2.0, whole genome shotgun sequence genome:
- the LOC138365297 gene encoding uro-adherence factor A-like: protein MSYKKNLVFLYDYSLSVSEAQVLDYSLSVSEDQVLDYSLSVSEAQVLDYALSVSEDQVLDYSLSVSEDQVLDYSLSVSEAQVLDYSLSVSEAQVLDYSLSVSEDQVLDYSLSVSEDQVLDYSLSVSEDQVLDYSLSVSEAQVLDYSLSVSEAQVLDYSLSVSEAQVLDYSLSVSEAQVLDYSLSVSGDQVLDYSLSVSEDQVLDYSLSVSEAQVLDYSLSVSEAQVLDYSLSVSEAQVLDYSLSVSGDQVLDYSLSVSQHRVPAAHGTLCATR from the coding sequence acTACTCCCTATCAGTAAGCGAGGCTCAGGTCCTAGACTACTCCCTATCAGTAAGCGAGGACCAGGTGCTAGACTACTCCCTATCAGTAAGCGAGGCTCAGGTCCTAGACTACGCCCTATCAGTAAGCGAGGACCAGGTCCTAGACTACTCCCTATCAGTAAGCGAGGACCAGGTCCTAGACTACTCCCTATCAGTAAGCGAGGCTCAGGTCCTAGACTACTCCCTATCAGTAAGCGAGGCTCAGGTCCTAGACTACTCCCTATCAGTAAGCGAGGACCAGGTGCTAGACTACTCCCTATCAGTAAGCGAGGACCAGGTCCTAGACTACTCCCTATCAGTAAGCGAGGACCAGGTCCTAGACTACTCCCTATCAGTAAGCGAGGCTCAGGTGCTAGACTACTCCCTATCAGTAAGCGAGGCTCAGGTGCTAGACTACTCCCTATCAGTAAGCGAGGCTCAGGTCCTAGACTACTCCCTATCAGTAAGCGAGGCTCAGGTCCTAGACTACTCCCTATCAGTAAGCGGGGACCAGGTCCTAGACTACTCCCTATCAGTAAGCGAGGACCAGGTCCTAGACTACTCCCTATCAGTAAGCGAGGCTCAGGTCCTAGACTACTCCCTATCAGTAAGCGAGGCTCAGGTCCTAGACTACTCCCTATCAGTAAGCGAGGCTCAGGTGCTAGACTACTCCCTATCAGTAAGCGGGGACCAGGTCCTAGACTACTCCCTATCAGTAAGCCAGCACAGAGTCCCGGCCGCACACGGTACACTCTGCGCTACACGATAA